GGAGCCGAAGCTCGGCGCCGACTCCGTGCTGGTCAGGGTGCGGGCCGCCTCGGTGAACCCGGTCGACTGGAAGATCCAGGCCGGCTACCTCGACAGCGTGATGGACGCCGTCTTCCCGGTCATCCCGGGCTGGGACGTGGCCGGCGTGGTCGAGCGGGTGGGCGTCGGCGTCACCGAGTTCGCCCCCGGCGACGAGGTCATCGGCTACGTCCGCGAGGACATGGTCGGCCGCGGCACCTTCGCCGAGTACGTCGCCGCCCCGGTGCGCACCCTCGCCCGCAAGCCCGCCGCGCTCGGCTTCGAGCAGGCCGCCGGCCTCCCGCTGGCCGGCCTCACCGCCTACCAGGCCCTGACCCGCGCCCTGGAGGTCAAGCCCGGCGAGACCGTCCTGGTGCACGCCGCGGCCGGCGGCGTCGGCTCGCTCGCCGTCCAGATCGCCGTCGCCCTCGGCGCCAGGGTGATCGGCACCGCCGGCGAGCACAACCACGACTACCTGCGCGCACTGGGCGCGGAGCCGGTCACCTACGGCGAGGGCCTGGCCGAGCGGGTCCGCGCGCTGGCCACCGAGGGTGTCGACGCCGTGCTGGACCTGATCGGCGGCGAGGCCCTGCAGCTCTCGCCCGGGCTGCTCGCCGAGGGCGGCCGGATCGCCTCGGTCGCCGACGGCGCCGTGCTGGCCCTCGGCGGCAGCTACGTCTTCGTCCGCCCCGACACCGCCGACCTCACGGCGCTGGCGGAGCTCGCCGACCGCGGGCAGCTGAACGTCGAGGTCGCCGCGACCTTCCCGCTGGAGCGGGCCGCCGACGCGCAGCGCCTGAACGCCGGGGGCCACACCCGTGGCAAGGTCGTCGTCACCGTCGCCTGACGCCCCGCGGCCCGGTCACCCGGCCGGTCGACCGGCTACCGGCCGGTCACCCGGCCCGCCACCCGGACGGCCGTACCGCCCCCGCCGGATCCGCCCGGGCGCCCCGAAGCGCCCGGGCCCCGCACGGAGATCCCTGGAGCACCCATGCCCATCGTCGTCGTCGCCGACTGGCTCGCCGCCCCGGGCCAGGAGCAGCGGGTCGCCGACCTGCTGGTCACCCTGGCCCGCGCCGCCCTCGCCGAGCCCGGCGTGAGCGCCTTCCGCTCGCTCAGGTCGCTGCGCGACCCGGCCGCCTTCGTCGTCCTCGCCGAGTACACGGACCGGGCGGCCGCCGAGGCGCACCGCGCCGGTGACCGCTACCGCGAGCTGGTCCAGGACACCATCGCACCATTGCTCATCGACCGTCAGACCGAGTTCCACACCGAGCTCTGACCCCGGAACCCACGGAGCACCCACCATGACCACGAACTCGCCCGCCGACGTGGTGGCCGGCCTGCGCGCCACCTTCGCCACCGGCCGCACCCGTCCCCTGGACTGGCGGCTCGGCCAGCTCGAAGCGCTGCGCACCCTGCTCACCGAGCAGCGGGAGGCGCTCCAGCAGGCCCTCCACGAGGACCTCGGCAAGGGGCCCGCGGAGGCCTACCGCACCGAGATCGGCTTCACCCTGAACGAGCTCGACCACACCGTGCGGCACCTGGCCGAGTGGCTGCGCCCCAGGCCCGCCGCCGTCCCGGAGGCCTTCCTGCCGGCCGAGGCCCGGGCCGTGCGCGAGCCGCTCGGCGTGGTGCTGGTGATCGCGCCGTGGAACTACCCGCTGCAGCTGGCGCTCGCCCCGCTGGTGGGCGCGCTGGCGGCCGGCAACACCGTGCTGGTCAAGCCGAGCGAGCTGGCGCCCGCCACCTCCGCGGCGATCGCCCGGCTGCTGCCGCACTACCTGGACCCGCAGGCCGTCGCCGTGGTCGAGGGCGCGGTGCCGGAGACCACCGCCCTGCTGGAGCAGCGCTTCGACCACATCTTCTACACCGGCAACGGCGCGGTCGGCCGGATCGTGATGACGGCCGCCGCCCGGCACCTCACCCCCGTCACCCTGGAGCTGGGCGGCAAGAGCCCGGTGGTGGTGGACAGCGGTACCGATCTCGCCGTGACCGCCCGCCGGATCGTCCGGGGCAAGTTCCTGAACGCGGGGCAGACCTGTGTCGCCCCCGACTACGTGCTCGCCGTCGGTGACACCGCCGCCGCACTGGAGGCCGAGCTGGCCGAGGCCGTCCGCGAGGCCTACGGGGAGGACGCCGCCGCCGACCCCGAGTACGGGCGGATCGTGAACACCCGGCACTTCGACCGGCTCACCGCGCTGCTCGGCGACGGCCGTACCGTCACCGGCGGCGGGTACGACCGGGGGAGCCGCTACCTGGCCCCGACCGTGCTGGCCGACGTCTCCCCGCAGGCGCCGGTGATGCAGGCCGAGATCTTCGGCCCGGTGCTGCCGGTGCTGGCCGTCCCCGACCTGGACGCGGCGATCGCCTTCGTCAACGACCGCGACAAGCCGCTGGCGCTGTACGCCTTCACCGAGTCGGCGGCGACGAAGGAGCGGCTGGCCGCGGAGACCTCCTCCGGCGCGCTGGTGTTCGGGCTGCCGGTGTCCCATCTGGCGGTGCCCGAGCTGCCGTTCGGCGGGGTCGGCGAGAGCGGCATGGGCCGCTATCACGGCGAGTACTCGGTGGACACCTTCAGCCACACCAAGGCCGTGCTGGACAAGCCGCTGCACTGAACCCGGCCGGACCGGCACACCACCACGCCACCACGCCACCACACCACCACGCCACCACACCACCACGCCACCACGCCGGCCCGCCGGCCCGCCGGCACACCGGCATCGGGATCGGCTCCGGTGCAGAGTCCCGGCGCCGGTGAAGATCTGCACCCGATCCCGCCCGCCGCGCCACCCGGCGCGGCGGGCAGGTCACAATGGGCGCATGAACTCGCTCGCCCACCCGATGCTGCGCTTCACCCCCACGGTGAAGGACCCCTCCGCCCCCCGGGAGCTGGTGATCCTCGGCTCCACCGGTTCGATCGGCACCCAGGCGATCGACGTGGTGCTGCGCAACCCCGGCCGCTTCCGGGTGGTGGCCCTCTCGGCGGCCGGCGGCCGGGTCGCGCTGCTGGCCGAGCAGGCGCTGCAGCTGGGGGTGCACACCGTGGCGGTCGCCGATCCGGCCGCCGAGCCCGCGCTGCGCGAGGCGCTGGCCGCGAAGGCGGCCGGCCGGCCGCTGCCGGCGATCCTGACCGGCCCGGACGCGGCCACCGAGCTGGCCGGGCTGGAGTGCCACTCCGTCCTGAACGGCATCACCGGGTCGATCGGCCTGCGCCCGACGCTGGCGGCGCTGCGGGCCGGTCGGGTGCTGGTGCTGGCCAACAAGGAGTCGCTGATCGTCGGCGGCCCGCTGGTGAAGGCGCTGGCGAAGCCGGGCCAGATCGTGCCGGTGGACTCCGAGCACACCGCGATCTTCCAGGCGCTGGCGGGCGGCACCCGGGCCGAGGTCCGCAAGCTGGTGGTGACCGCGAGCGGCGGCCCGTTCCGCGGCCGCAGCCGCGAGCAGCTCGCCGCCGTCACCCCCGACGACGCGCTGGCGCACCCGACCTGGGCGATGGGCCCGGTCATCACGATCAACTCGGCGACCCTGGTCAACAAGGGCCTGGAGGTCATCGAGGCGCACCTGCTGTACGACGTGCCGTTCGACCGGATCGAGGTCGTGGTCCATCCGCAGTCGATCGTCCACTCGATGGTGGAGTTCACGGACGGCTCGACGCTGGCCCAGGCCAGTCCGCCGGACATGCGGATGCCGATCGCGCTGGGCCTCGGCTGGCCCGACCGGGTACCGGACGCGGCCCCGGCCTGCGACTGGACGAAGGCCGCCACCTGGGAGTTCTTCCCACTCGACAACGAGGCCTTCCCCGCGGTGGAGCTGGCCCGCGAGGTCGGCCGGCTCGGCGGCACCTCCCCGGCCGTCTTCAACGCCGCGAACGAGGAGTGCGTGGCGGCCTTCCTCAAGGGCCGTCTCGCCTTCACCGGGATCGTGGACACTGTTGCCAAGGTGGTCGCCGAGCACGGGACGCCGGCGTCGGGAACTTCTCTCACCGTCGAGGACGTCCTGCACGCGGAGGACTGGGCCCGCGCCCGGGCCCGCGAGCTGGCGGCCGGCTGACGCGCCGTAGGGACGACATGGACGGTACGGACCCGATGGGTGGACTGAGCGGCATGACGGAGGACCAGCGGTGACGGCAGTGATGTGGGGAATCGGCCTGGTGGTCTTCGCGGTCGGGCTGCTGTTCTCGATCGCCTGGCACGAGCTCGGGCACCTCTCCTGGGCCAAGATCTTCGGCATCCGGGTGCCGCAGTACATGGTGGGCTTCGGCCCGACCGTCTGGTCCCGCAAGAAGGGCGAGACCGAGTACGGCATCAAGGCGGTCCCGCTCGGCGGGTACATCCGGATGATCGGGATGTTCCCGCCCGGCAAGGACGGCCGGATCACCCAGCGCAGCAGCTCGCCCTGGCGTTCCATGATCGAGGACGCCCGGGAGGCCTCCTACGAGGAGCTGCAGGACGGCGACGAGCAGCGGCTGTTCTACACCCGCACGCCGTGGAAGCGCGTCATCGTGATGTTCGCCGGCCCGTTCATGAACCTGATCCTGGCGTTCGGGCTGTTCCTGACCGTGATGATGGGCTTCGGCGTCCAGATGTCCGTCCCGACGGTCAAGTCGGTGTCCCAGTGCGTGG
The sequence above is a segment of the Kitasatospora sp. NBC_00240 genome. Coding sequences within it:
- a CDS encoding NADP-dependent oxidoreductase; this encodes MKAITYRTYGSPDVLEYGDVPEPKLGADSVLVRVRAASVNPVDWKIQAGYLDSVMDAVFPVIPGWDVAGVVERVGVGVTEFAPGDEVIGYVREDMVGRGTFAEYVAAPVRTLARKPAALGFEQAAGLPLAGLTAYQALTRALEVKPGETVLVHAAAGGVGSLAVQIAVALGARVIGTAGEHNHDYLRALGAEPVTYGEGLAERVRALATEGVDAVLDLIGGEALQLSPGLLAEGGRIASVADGAVLALGGSYVFVRPDTADLTALAELADRGQLNVEVAATFPLERAADAQRLNAGGHTRGKVVVTVA
- a CDS encoding antibiotic biosynthesis monooxygenase family protein, with amino-acid sequence MPIVVVADWLAAPGQEQRVADLLVTLARAALAEPGVSAFRSLRSLRDPAAFVVLAEYTDRAAAEAHRAGDRYRELVQDTIAPLLIDRQTEFHTEL
- a CDS encoding aldehyde dehydrogenase family protein, whose protein sequence is MTTNSPADVVAGLRATFATGRTRPLDWRLGQLEALRTLLTEQREALQQALHEDLGKGPAEAYRTEIGFTLNELDHTVRHLAEWLRPRPAAVPEAFLPAEARAVREPLGVVLVIAPWNYPLQLALAPLVGALAAGNTVLVKPSELAPATSAAIARLLPHYLDPQAVAVVEGAVPETTALLEQRFDHIFYTGNGAVGRIVMTAAARHLTPVTLELGGKSPVVVDSGTDLAVTARRIVRGKFLNAGQTCVAPDYVLAVGDTAAALEAELAEAVREAYGEDAAADPEYGRIVNTRHFDRLTALLGDGRTVTGGGYDRGSRYLAPTVLADVSPQAPVMQAEIFGPVLPVLAVPDLDAAIAFVNDRDKPLALYAFTESAATKERLAAETSSGALVFGLPVSHLAVPELPFGGVGESGMGRYHGEYSVDTFSHTKAVLDKPLH
- the dxr gene encoding 1-deoxy-D-xylulose-5-phosphate reductoisomerase encodes the protein MNSLAHPMLRFTPTVKDPSAPRELVILGSTGSIGTQAIDVVLRNPGRFRVVALSAAGGRVALLAEQALQLGVHTVAVADPAAEPALREALAAKAAGRPLPAILTGPDAATELAGLECHSVLNGITGSIGLRPTLAALRAGRVLVLANKESLIVGGPLVKALAKPGQIVPVDSEHTAIFQALAGGTRAEVRKLVVTASGGPFRGRSREQLAAVTPDDALAHPTWAMGPVITINSATLVNKGLEVIEAHLLYDVPFDRIEVVVHPQSIVHSMVEFTDGSTLAQASPPDMRMPIALGLGWPDRVPDAAPACDWTKAATWEFFPLDNEAFPAVELAREVGRLGGTSPAVFNAANEECVAAFLKGRLAFTGIVDTVAKVVAEHGTPASGTSLTVEDVLHAEDWARARARELAAG